The region GGAAGTCGGCTTCGGTACCTCGGGCCGCAACGCCGGCTTTGCCATCGACCTGCCACACGACATCGGCGCCGACGACTATATCGGCGACATCGCCATCGCCAGGAGCACCCTCAAGCTCAACCGGATGGGCCAGTCCATCCTGCGGTCGCAGGTGGAGACGCATGGCATCGATTGCCATCTGCGCGCCAGCGGCAAGTACCAGGCGGCGGTCGAGGATCGCGGTATTGCCGTGCTGGAAGCCTACCGGCGCGGCCTGGACAAGCTGGGCGAGGCCTACGAGGTGATACCGGGCAAGGACTTGCCGGACCATATAGGCACCAGCTTCTATCGCCAGGCATTATTTACACCCGGCACCATGCTGGTGCAGCCGGCTGCCCTGGTCAAGGGGCTGGCCGACAGCCTGCCGGCCAATGTCACCCTGTATGAAAACACGGCGATCACCGGCGTCGAGTACGGCGCGCAGGTGGTGCTGACGCACGGCCAGGGCCGCATCATCGCCGACCAGCTGGTGCTGGCCAACAACGCCTTTGGCGCGCGCTTCGGTTTCCTGAAACACACCGTGCTGCCCATGTACCTGTACGCCAGCCTGTCGCGCCCGCTCACGGACGCCGAGCAGGCGCAGCTGGGCGGCAAGCCGTTCTGGGGCGTGATTCCCGCCGACCCGTTCGGCAGCACGGTACGCCGCACGCACGACAACCGCATCCTGATGCGCAACAGCTTCAGCTTCAATCCGGGCCAGCAGTCCAAGCCGCACTGCCTGAAGCGCTTCCTGGAAAATCATCGTCTGTCCTTCCAGCGGCGCTTTCCCATGCTGCCCGAGGTCGATTTCGACTACACCTGGAGCGGTTCGCTGGCGCTGACGCAGAACCACCAGGGCTTTTTTGGCCGGCTGGCGCCGAATGTGTACGGCGCGCTGTTCTGCAATGGCCTGGGCATCACGCGCGGCACCGTCACCGGCACCTTGCTGGCGGACATAATCGCCGGCAAGCGCCATGAACTGAGCGATTTCCTGCTGGCCACCTCCGGCCCGAATACCTTGCCGCCGGAGCCTTTCCTGTCGGTCGGTGTCAACGCCCGCCTGTGGTGGGGCCAGCGCCAGGCGGGCATGGAAAGCTGATTCATTCACACCAGCAATAAACCAGGGAACTCACACTGACTGATATTTTCTGAATCGAGAGATTCAGCAGGGTTGCATACGCGCAGAATTAATAAAACCACAGGAGATAATCTGCAATGAATAACAATTATAAAACCGATAAAGATGGATCGCTCACCTCCATCGAAGATGTGCCATTAAATGGATTCCATCAATTAATGACATTGCGTTCAGGCGGCGGCTGGATATTGGACGGCTATGTCCTGAGTATTATTGGCGTCGCCATCGTGCAGTTTTCCGATTACCTGCAATTGGATACATTCTGGCAGGGCATGGTCGCCGCTTCGGCCATGCTGGGCACGTTTTGCAGCGGCTTCCTCGGCGGCTGGCTGACCGACAGGGTAGGGCGCCGGCGCCTGTTTTTTGTCGGCCCCGTGCTGTTTATCGTGGGGTCCATCGGCTCATTGTGGGTCGAATCGGGCATCGCTCTGTTCGTGCTGCGCTTCCTGGTCGGCATCGGCGTCGGCCTCGAATACCCGGTGGCCGGTTCCCTGCTGACCGAGTTCCTGCCGCAAAAGAACCGCGGGCCGCGCCTGGCGGGGCTGACCATCCTGTGGTTTATCGGCGCGGCGCTGTCATATATTGCCGGCAACTTCATCCTGGCGCACAGCGGCGCCGATGGCTGGCGCTGGGTATTGGCCAGCTCCGCCGTGCTCGGTGCGCTGCTGTTCCTGGTGCGCCTGGGTACGCCTGAATCGCCGCGCTGGCTGGTCAGCAAGGGCCGCCTCGACGAAGCCGACCGGGTCATCAAACAAGTCTATGGCGCATCGTTTTCGGTGGCCAACATGCCTGCGCAGAGCACGGAAAAGAAAGTCTCGCTGGGCGACCTGCTGCATTCGGGCTACGGCAAGCGCATGCTGTTCGTGATCGTCTTCTGGACCGCCGCCGTGGTGCCGATGTTCGCCGTGTATTCGTTCGCTCCCGTGGTATTGCAGGCCCTGAAACTCAAGGGCGACTGGGCCGCCTATGGCTCCGTGCTGATCACCCTGCTGTTCGTGGTCGGCTGCGTGGTTGCCACCCGCCTGATCGACAGCATGGGCCGCCGCCCGTTGATCATCCACAGCTTCCTGTGGTCCAGCCTGGCGCTGCTGGGGCTGGGCGCCTTTGCCGACAGCGGCGAAATCCTGGTGCTGCTGATGTTCGGCGCCTATGCGCTGTTTATCGGCGGCGCCCAGGTGCTGGAACTGGTCTACCCGAACGAGCTGTTCCCCACCGAGATACGCGCCTTTGCCGTCGGCATCGGCTCGTCCATGACCCGCGTCGGCGCCGCCGTCGGCACCTGGCTGGTACCGATGTCGCTGCACAGCATCGGCATCGGCAACACCATGTATGTGGCCGCGGCCGTGTCGCTGGTCGGGCTGCTGGTGTCGGTCTGGCTGGCGCCCGAGACGCGCGGCATGAGCCTGGAGCAGGCCGCGTCGCTGCGTCGCTGATTCCGCACTTTTCCACCTCATTACTTCACCGAAAGAGATCATCATGACATTCGAAGGCATCTACACCCCCGCGATCACGCCCCTGGCGGCCGACGGCAGCATCGACAACACGGCGTTTGCCGAAGTGCTGGAATACCTGGTCGCCGAAGGCATCCACGGCATCATCATCGCCGGTTCCACCGGCGAATACTATGCGCACTCGACCGAGGAGCGCGTGGCGCTGGCCAGGCTGGCCAAGGACGTGATCGGCAACCGCGCGCAACTGATTATCGGCACCGGCGCCATCCGCACCGAGGAATCGGTCGAGTACGCCAGGCTGGCGAAAGCGATCCAGGCCGACGCCATCCTGGTCGGCACGCCGCCGTACGCTCTGCCGACCGAGCAGGAAAACGCCGCCCACGCGCTGGCCATCGATGCGGCCGCCGGCCTGCCCATCATGCTGTACAACTACCCTGGCCGCATGGGCATGTCCATGGGCCGCGAGTTTTTCAAGACCGTCACGCAGGCGTCGAAGAACTTCGTGGCGATCAAGGAAAGTTCGGGCCAGGCCAACCAGCTGCACATGCTGGCGCGCGACTTTCCTGACATCGGCCTGTCGTGCGGCTGGGACGACCAGGCGCTGGAATTTTTTGCCTGGGGCGCGCGCAGCTGGGTCTGCGCCGGTTCTAACTTTTTGCCGAAAGAACATATCGCGCTGTACCAGGCCTGCGCCGTCGAGAAGGATTTCGACAAGGGGCGCCGCATCATGTCGGCCATGCTGCCGCTGATGGATTACCTGGAAGGCGGCAAGTTCGTGCAGGCCATCAAGCACGGCAGCACCCTGGTGGGCCTGCGCGCCGGCGGCGTGCGCGCGCCGCTGCAAGGCCTGACGCAAGACGAGCAGCAAGCCCTGCAGGCGGTTGTCACCCGCTTGAAAAGCGACGTGGCCGCCATCACCGGCGCAGCTGCCTGATGGCCGCCGAACTGCTGTCCGCCGCACAATACGCGGCCCTGGCCGACAGCATCGTGCTGCCGACCCAGGCCTTTGTCGATGGCGGCTTTCGCCCCGCGCTGTCGGGACTGACCTTCGAGACCAGCAACCCGGCCACCGGCAAATTGCTGGCCAGTATCGCCGCCTGCGGCACCGAGGACGTCGATGTGGCCGTGGCCAATGCCAAGGCGGCGTTCGAAGACGGCCGCTGGAGCCGGCTGTCGCCCACCGAACGCAAGCATGTGCTGCTGCGCTTTGCCGACTTGCTGGAACAGCATGCGCATGAGCTGGCCGTGATGGAAAGCCTGGACAGCGGCAAGCCGATCCGCGAATGCCAGAACACGGATATTCCCGAAGCCATCCACACCGTCCGCTGGCACGCCGAGCTGATCGACAAGATCTACGATCATACGGCGCCGGTCGGCTCGAACGCGCTGGCGCTGGTGGTGCGCGAGGCGATCGGCGTGGTCGGCCTGGTGCTGCCGTGGAATTTCCCGCTGCTGATGCTGGCCTGGAAGATCGGCCCCTCGCTGGCGGCCGGCTGCTCCATCGTCGTCAAGCCGGCCAAGGAAACCACGCTGACCGCCTTGCGCGTGGCCGAGCTGGCGCACCAGGCCGGCGTGCCGGCCGGCGTCTTCAATGTGCTGCCCGGTGGCGGGCGCGAAGTGGGCGAGCCGCTGGGCCGCCACCGCGATGTCAGCATGGTCAGTTTCACGGGCTCGACCGACACGGGCCGCTTGTTCCTGCATTACGCGGCCGAATCCAACCTGAAGCGCGTGGTGCTCGAATGCGGCGGCAAGAATCCTGCCGTGGTGCTGAAGGACGTGGCGGACCTCGACACCGTGGCCCGGCACCTGGTCAACGGCGCATTCTGGAACATGGGCGAGAACTGCTCGGCCTCGTCGCGCCTGATCGTGCATGCGGACATCAAGCAAGCATTGCTGGAACGCATGGGTGTTGCCATGAGAGAATGGCAGATGGGCGATCCGCTCGACCCGGAGAATCGCCTGGGCGCCATGGTCAGCCGCGCGCATTTCGACAAGGTGCGCTCCTACCTGGAGGTGGCCGCCGAGGAAAAGCTGAAGGTGGTGTTTGGCGGCGAAACCGAGCAGGGCGTCTACGTGCAGCCGACCGTGGTCGATGGCGTGGGTCCGGACAGCCGCTTGTTCCACGAAGAAATTTTCGGCCCCGTGCTGTCGGTCACCACCTTTGCCACGGTGGACGAGGCCATTGCGCTGGCCAACGACTCGGTGTACGGCCTGGCCGCCTCGGTCTACACGGACGATCTGCGCAACGCCATCAAGGTGGCGCGCGCCATCCAGGCCGGCGTGGTGACGGTGAACTGCTTTGGCGAAGGCGACGTCAGCACGCCGTTCGGCGGCTACAAGGAGTCGGGCTTTGGCGGCCGCGACAAGTCCCAGTGGGCGCACGACCAGTACACCGAGATCAAGACCATCTGGATCGACGCGCCGGCATAGGCAATACCTTGCGCCCGGTGGCGGTCACCGGGCGCGGCAATGCAAGAACTGACTGGATAGAATAATGAAGAACACGAACAAGGCGACCATGATCGGCCTGGTCGCCATCTTGCTGTGGAGCTCGATTGTCGGCCTGATCCGCAGCGTCAGCGAACTGCTCGGTCCCACGGGCGGCGCCGCCATGATGTACAGCGTGGCGTCGGTGTTCCTGCTGCTGTCGGTGGGCTGGGTACGGCTCAGCGAGTTTCCGCGCCGCTACCTGGTGTGGGGCAGCATCCTGTTCGTCACGTACGAGCTGTGCCTGTCGCTGTCGATCGGCTATGCCAATACGGCGCAACAGGCGATCGAAGTGGGCATGGTCAATTATCTGTGGCCCACGTTTACCATCGTTGCCGCCATCCTGTTCAACGGCCAGAAGACCAATCTGCTGATCGTGCCCGGATTTTTGCTGTCGGTGGCCGGCATCTGCTGGGTGCTGGGTGGCGAGCAGGGTTTCGATCTGGCCGACATGCTGCACAATGTGCGCGACAATCCGCTCAGCTACGGCCTGGCGTTTGCCGGCGCGCTGATCTGGGCCGCGTATTGCACGGTGACGGCGCGCATTGCGGCCGGCAAGAACGGCGTGACGCTGTTCTTTATCCTGGTCTCGATCAGCCTGTGGGGCAAGTACCTGCTCGGCGGTGGCGGCCACATGGCATTTACGGGCGAGGCCATCGTCTATCTGCTGCTGGCGGCCGCCGCCATGGGCTTCGGCTATGGCGCGTGGAACGTGGGCATCTTGCACGGCAACGTCACGGTGCTGGCCGGCGCCTCGTACTTTATTCCCGTGCTGTCGGCGGCGCTGTCGACCTTGCTGTTGCGCGCACCGCTCTCCATCGCCTTCTGGCAAGGCTCGGCCATGGTGTGTGGCGGCGCCATCCTGTGCTGGGTCGCCACACGCGCGCGGCGCACCAGCGGCAAACCTGTCATCGACTGAGTTTTATCTTCCCTTTGGTTCCATCCTGACCCCGGCCACGCGCCGGGCAGGGGGAGCTTTTACCTGTTGAAAAGACGCCGCAGAGCGTTTTTCCCATCAAGGAGACCATCATCATGCATTACAAACAAGCTCTGGTGCTTGCCGGCGCCACCCTGGGTGCATTTGCCGCGTCCATGCCGGCCCGGGCGCAATCGTCGCTTACGCTCAATGGCATGCTGGACCTCGGCGTGTTCCGCGATTTCGACGGCGCCAGCAAGGTCGGCACCATCCAGCGCAGCAATCTGGCCATCGTCGGCACTGAGGACCTGGGCGGCGGCGTCAAAGCCGTGCTGCGCCTCGCCACCCGCGCCGAACTCGATACCGGCGCCAGCGAAGGCGCAGGCTACAAACCGTTCTGGCACGATGAAGCGACCATCGGCCTGCAGGGCGGCTGGGGCACGGTGCGCGCCGGGCGGGCCATGACGGCGATGTGGGCCAACGACTGGAAATTCGATCCCTGGGCCAACTTCAACCGCATCGCCTCGCCGGCCTGGCAGCACTGGCATTATCTGACGCCCAGCGACCCCTTCGGCAACAACGGCACGGCGGAATATGGCCGCCTGAACAACGGCATTTTCTACGACTCACCCACAGTGCGGGGCGTGACCTTGCGCCTGAGCGGCTCGCCCGAGCGCCAGCGTGAGCAGGGCGCGACGCGGCGGCCCGTGTCGGTGGTACTGGAATATGGGCAGGGGGCGGTGGCGGCCATGGCGGCCTTCGAGCGCAACAGCATCGGCGACCGCGACACGTTTGTCGCCGGCAAATATACCTTGGGTGTTGTGGCCATCATGGCCGCCCATGACGACAGCCGCGCACGGGCGACTGGCGGCAGGTCGCGCGCGGCCACGCTGTCCGCCACCTGGCAGGTGGCCCCTGCCGTCCTGCTGAAGACGGGCTACAGCCGCCAGCGGCTGGACGCCGGCGTCGATCATTTTGTGTCGCTGGGCGCGGATTATTCCCTGTCGCGCCGCAGTACCCTGTACGCCAGCCTGGGCCGCCATCGCACTACGCCGCAGATGCCGCAGATGCTGCATACGGCGTTCGGCTTCGGCCTGGCGCATCTGTACTGACTGATTACTCGTTCCAGCTTTTGATACTGTGTTTCATGATGCCGACCCTGCGCCGTTCCACCACCTGCAGCGGCGCGGGCGCGACGGTCAGCCGGTCGAATGTAACGACGATATCGGCGTCCTCGGGGCGCCAGGCAACGATGTCGATCAGCTGATACCGGCTGCCATCGGCCGCCGTGTCTTCGCCGCCCGGCCCGATGCGGACCAGCGCCGCATCGGGCGTGCGGGCCACCCACTGCGTGCCGGGTGCAACCGGCAGGCGGGCGCGGTTCACGCTATCGGTCTGGGCATGGAAGATGCAGCCGTCCGGCGTGGCGCCGTGTGCGGGGCAGTGCGCGGCGTGGGTGCCGGGGCGCAGGGCGTTGCGGATGGCAAATTCCGGTTCGGCGGCAAAGGTGCCGGCCGCCAGGCCCAGCGAAAGCAGGGCGGACAAGGTGCGCAAAATCATGCGAGATTTCCTGATATGAGAGTAAAGGCACCGGGAAACGCGAGGTCGCCCGGTGCCCGGGTGCTTACGCTTCGATGCCGGCCTGCGACTGGCCCCAGCGCAGGTTGGCGTTGACGCCCATCGCCAGGAACGGCTGCGGCGGATTGAGGGCCGGTTTCGGCGAGGCCAGCAGGAACTCGGTCAGCGGATGGCGCTTGCCGGCCAGCAGGTCCGCCAGCAGGGTGCCGGTGGCCGTGCCGCGCACGGTGCCCAGGCCATTGCAGCCCAGCGCGCCATACACATTCGGCCGCAGTTCGCCAAAGAAGCCGGCGCCGTTGCGGGTCATGCCCAGGCCGCCGCCCCAGGTATAGTCGAACTCGACCTGTTTCAGGGTCGGGAAGCGGCGCTCGAACGAGGTGCGGTGGCTGGCCGCAAACCGTTTGGTAAAGCCGTCCTTGAAACGGCCGTCGGCGTTATAGCTGAAGCTGTTGCGCACCAGGATGCGGTTGTCGTGTGTGCGGCGCAAGGTGGTGCCGAACGGGTCGGCCGGGATCACGCCCCAGTAATCCTTGCCGCCGATGCTGTCCTGTTCCGCCTTTGTCAAAGGCCGGGTCAGGCTGCCGTAGGTAAAGATCGGCAGGATGCGGTCTTCCAGGAAGCCGAAGTGGGTGCCGAAATGGTTGTTCGCCAGGATCAGCTTGTCGGCCACGATGCGGCCGGTGGCGTGCTGCAGCACGACTTTGCTGCCGTAGTCGACCGCCGTGATGACCGTGTTTTCATACAGCGTGACATTGGCCGGCAGGCTGTCGGCCAGGCCCTTGACCAGTGCCGATGGCTGCACCAGCATGGTGCCCGGCGTGTACAGCGCCTTGCGGTAGAACGAGGTGCCCAGGTGGTCGGGAATATCCTTGCCTTCGATGATTTCGCAGGGCTGGCCCAGCTTTTTCAGGCCGCCATGGTAGGCCTCGAGCACCGCGATGCCCTTGTCCTCGACGGCCGCCTGGTATTTGCCCGAGTGGCGCAGCTGGGCATCGGCCAGCTGGAATTCTTCCACCAGGTCGCGCAGGCGGAACTGGCCGTAGCGGTTCAGGTCGAGGATCTGTTTGGCGATAGTCTGGTCGCCGATATAGTCGGGTGCGCCGATATCGTGCGGCACATCGATCAGGAAGCCCGCGTTGCGGCCCGAGGTGCCGAAGCCGACCTGCTGTCCTTCCACCAGGATCACCTGGTCGTTCGGGAAATTCAGGGCCAACTGGCGCGCGGCCGCCAGGCCCGTAAAGCCGCCGCCGATCACCACCCAGGGCGCCTTGGCGTCGCCGATCAGCGGCTGCTTCGGTTCGCGCTGGCGGCTGGTGTGGAACCAGCCCGGCGTCGGATCGTCGGCCGGCAGCGCATCGACGCGGTGCAGGGTGGACGGATCGCCCGGCAGGCTGTCGTGCAGCAGCGTCGCGCCCGCACCCATGGCCACCACGCCAACGCCGGCGCCCGCTCCCAGGATTGCATTTCTTCTCGAAATTGCCATTGAACTTCTACTCCAATCAATATTGTCTACACTATGTATACAGAAAGTATATTGATTATAGTCAAAGTTTTGACAAGCTTCAACCGGGAGCAAGGCTAGTTTCTTTCAGGCAATAAAAAAGCCGGCACAAGGCCGGCTTCAACGCGGTCATCGAATAGACTAGCGGATCGTGTCGTGCTCCATCGGCAGCACCATGCCGGCTGGCACCACGTACTCCGTCATGCGCAGGCGCGACAGTTCCCAGTGCGCGCGCACCAGTTCGCCCGCCGCCTGGGCATCGCGGCGTTCGATCGCGGCGATGATCTGTTCATGCTGCAGCATGGCCGTGTCGAGGTTGGCCTGCATGTCGGGCGTGGTCGGCTGGCGGTAGAAGATCCGGCCCATGCGCGCATGGTCGATCAGCAGCCGGCGCAGGCTGGGCATCAGGTAGTCGTTATGCGCCATCTTGCCGATGGCCAAGTGGAACTGGTCGTTGCAATGGACGCGGGCGGCGAGGTCGTTTTGTTCGATGGCGGCGCGGAACTGCGCCTGGATCTGTTTCAGTCCGGCGATCTCCTCCGGACTCGCATGCTGGGCGGCCAGTTGCGTGGTGGCCACATAGATCAGCGGCGCGGCCAAAAAGAAACTGCGCATGGACTGGTAGCCCATCGCCGCCACGCGGGCCGGCCGGTTCGGCTCCAGCTCGATATAGCCTTCCGCCGCCAGCTGCCGCATCAGCTCGCGCACGGGCGGGCGCGACAGGCCGAACTCCTCGGCCAGCGTGACCTCGTCGATCACGGCGCCCGGCGCCAGCTCCATGCCGGTAATACGGCGCCGCAAGGTGTCGTTGAGCACGGCCTTGCGGTCGACCGCCACCTCCGCCGGCGCGGAATCGCTTGCTGCTGCTGCCTTCATGGGGGCTTTCATTCTGGGGTTGGAGGGACAGGGCAAACTCTATAGTGGCGTGTGCTGGGCGTCAACCTGATACCGTATGGCA is a window of Janthinobacterium sp. J1-1 DNA encoding:
- a CDS encoding aldehyde dehydrogenase; amino-acid sequence: MAAELLSAAQYAALADSIVLPTQAFVDGGFRPALSGLTFETSNPATGKLLASIAACGTEDVDVAVANAKAAFEDGRWSRLSPTERKHVLLRFADLLEQHAHELAVMESLDSGKPIRECQNTDIPEAIHTVRWHAELIDKIYDHTAPVGSNALALVVREAIGVVGLVLPWNFPLLMLAWKIGPSLAAGCSIVVKPAKETTLTALRVAELAHQAGVPAGVFNVLPGGGREVGEPLGRHRDVSMVSFTGSTDTGRLFLHYAAESNLKRVVLECGGKNPAVVLKDVADLDTVARHLVNGAFWNMGENCSASSRLIVHADIKQALLERMGVAMREWQMGDPLDPENRLGAMVSRAHFDKVRSYLEVAAEEKLKVVFGGETEQGVYVQPTVVDGVGPDSRLFHEEIFGPVLSVTTFATVDEAIALANDSVYGLAASVYTDDLRNAIKVARAIQAGVVTVNCFGEGDVSTPFGGYKESGFGGRDKSQWAHDQYTEIKTIWIDAPA
- a CDS encoding porin translates to MHYKQALVLAGATLGAFAASMPARAQSSLTLNGMLDLGVFRDFDGASKVGTIQRSNLAIVGTEDLGGGVKAVLRLATRAELDTGASEGAGYKPFWHDEATIGLQGGWGTVRAGRAMTAMWANDWKFDPWANFNRIASPAWQHWHYLTPSDPFGNNGTAEYGRLNNGIFYDSPTVRGVTLRLSGSPERQREQGATRRPVSVVLEYGQGAVAAMAAFERNSIGDRDTFVAGKYTLGVVAIMAAHDDSRARATGGRSRAATLSATWQVAPAVLLKTGYSRQRLDAGVDHFVSLGADYSLSRRSTLYASLGRHRTTPQMPQMLHTAFGFGLAHLY
- a CDS encoding dihydrodipicolinate synthase family protein produces the protein MTFEGIYTPAITPLAADGSIDNTAFAEVLEYLVAEGIHGIIIAGSTGEYYAHSTEERVALARLAKDVIGNRAQLIIGTGAIRTEESVEYARLAKAIQADAILVGTPPYALPTEQENAAHALAIDAAAGLPIMLYNYPGRMGMSMGREFFKTVTQASKNFVAIKESSGQANQLHMLARDFPDIGLSCGWDDQALEFFAWGARSWVCAGSNFLPKEHIALYQACAVEKDFDKGRRIMSAMLPLMDYLEGGKFVQAIKHGSTLVGLRAGGVRAPLQGLTQDEQQALQAVVTRLKSDVAAITGAAA
- the yddG gene encoding aromatic amino acid DMT transporter YddG, coding for MKNTNKATMIGLVAILLWSSIVGLIRSVSELLGPTGGAAMMYSVASVFLLLSVGWVRLSEFPRRYLVWGSILFVTYELCLSLSIGYANTAQQAIEVGMVNYLWPTFTIVAAILFNGQKTNLLIVPGFLLSVAGICWVLGGEQGFDLADMLHNVRDNPLSYGLAFAGALIWAAYCTVTARIAAGKNGVTLFFILVSISLWGKYLLGGGGHMAFTGEAIVYLLLAAAAMGFGYGAWNVGILHGNVTVLAGASYFIPVLSAALSTLLLRAPLSIAFWQGSAMVCGGAILCWVATRARRTSGKPVID
- a CDS encoding FAD-binding oxidoreductase is translated as MNKSIVTPKDDAMCGWFHTAPARQAKPAHSGEKKARWAVVGAGFTGLAAARQLALHFPSDEVVLIDAQEVGFGTSGRNAGFAIDLPHDIGADDYIGDIAIARSTLKLNRMGQSILRSQVETHGIDCHLRASGKYQAAVEDRGIAVLEAYRRGLDKLGEAYEVIPGKDLPDHIGTSFYRQALFTPGTMLVQPAALVKGLADSLPANVTLYENTAITGVEYGAQVVLTHGQGRIIADQLVLANNAFGARFGFLKHTVLPMYLYASLSRPLTDAEQAQLGGKPFWGVIPADPFGSTVRRTHDNRILMRNSFSFNPGQQSKPHCLKRFLENHRLSFQRRFPMLPEVDFDYTWSGSLALTQNHQGFFGRLAPNVYGALFCNGLGITRGTVTGTLLADIIAGKRHELSDFLLATSGPNTLPPEPFLSVGVNARLWWGQRQAGMES
- a CDS encoding MFS transporter yields the protein MTLRSGGGWILDGYVLSIIGVAIVQFSDYLQLDTFWQGMVAASAMLGTFCSGFLGGWLTDRVGRRRLFFVGPVLFIVGSIGSLWVESGIALFVLRFLVGIGVGLEYPVAGSLLTEFLPQKNRGPRLAGLTILWFIGAALSYIAGNFILAHSGADGWRWVLASSAVLGALLFLVRLGTPESPRWLVSKGRLDEADRVIKQVYGASFSVANMPAQSTEKKVSLGDLLHSGYGKRMLFVIVFWTAAVVPMFAVYSFAPVVLQALKLKGDWAAYGSVLITLLFVVGCVVATRLIDSMGRRPLIIHSFLWSSLALLGLGAFADSGEILVLLMFGAYALFIGGAQVLELVYPNELFPTEIRAFAVGIGSSMTRVGAAVGTWLVPMSLHSIGIGNTMYVAAAVSLVGLLVSVWLAPETRGMSLEQAASLRR
- a CDS encoding FAD-binding oxidoreductase; translation: MHRVDALPADDPTPGWFHTSRQREPKQPLIGDAKAPWVVIGGGFTGLAAARQLALNFPNDQVILVEGQQVGFGTSGRNAGFLIDVPHDIGAPDYIGDQTIAKQILDLNRYGQFRLRDLVEEFQLADAQLRHSGKYQAAVEDKGIAVLEAYHGGLKKLGQPCEIIEGKDIPDHLGTSFYRKALYTPGTMLVQPSALVKGLADSLPANVTLYENTVITAVDYGSKVVLQHATGRIVADKLILANNHFGTHFGFLEDRILPIFTYGSLTRPLTKAEQDSIGGKDYWGVIPADPFGTTLRRTHDNRILVRNSFSYNADGRFKDGFTKRFAASHRTSFERRFPTLKQVEFDYTWGGGLGMTRNGAGFFGELRPNVYGALGCNGLGTVRGTATGTLLADLLAGKRHPLTEFLLASPKPALNPPQPFLAMGVNANLRWGQSQAGIEA
- a CDS encoding GntR family transcriptional regulator, producing MKAAAASDSAPAEVAVDRKAVLNDTLRRRITGMELAPGAVIDEVTLAEEFGLSRPPVRELMRQLAAEGYIELEPNRPARVAAMGYQSMRSFFLAAPLIYVATTQLAAQHASPEEIAGLKQIQAQFRAAIEQNDLAARVHCNDQFHLAIGKMAHNDYLMPSLRRLLIDHARMGRIFYRQPTTPDMQANLDTAMLQHEQIIAAIERRDAQAAGELVRAHWELSRLRMTEYVVPAGMVLPMEHDTIR